A window of the Streptomyces sp. NBC_00454 genome harbors these coding sequences:
- a CDS encoding GPR1/FUN34/YaaH family transporter translates to MDNGVSAGSTASTSTLGHIALGLTLLAFGIGQTGIISGVTVANSVSLATFLGGLALFVLGILEFRGGNGFNGTAFAGIGAFWFTWANGADGKVSAHAAGLFLVLFAMLALTLTAAAPGGLFGQGVYGLFTLSLLLLAIGTFADTGGLVKAAGWAAALSGLLAWYGATAALASWPMALGKGSRGAVAAS, encoded by the coding sequence GTGGACAATGGTGTCTCTGCGGGAAGCACGGCCTCGACTTCGACCCTCGGGCACATCGCCCTGGGTCTCACCCTTCTCGCGTTCGGTATCGGCCAGACCGGAATCATCAGCGGTGTGACCGTCGCCAACTCCGTGTCGCTCGCGACCTTCCTTGGCGGTCTCGCCCTGTTCGTCCTCGGGATCCTCGAATTCCGCGGCGGCAACGGCTTCAACGGAACGGCGTTCGCGGGCATCGGTGCCTTCTGGTTCACCTGGGCCAACGGCGCCGACGGAAAGGTTTCGGCACACGCGGCCGGACTGTTCCTCGTCCTGTTCGCCATGCTCGCGCTGACCCTCACCGCCGCTGCTCCGGGCGGCCTGTTCGGTCAGGGTGTGTACGGCCTGTTCACCCTCTCCCTGCTGCTCCTGGCGATAGGCACGTTCGCCGACACCGGCGGGCTGGTCAAGGCGGCGGGCTGGGCGGCCGCGCTCTCCGGGCTGCTGGCCTGGTACGGGGCCACCGCGGCGCTGGCGAGCTGGCCTATGGCGCTCGGCAAGGGCTCGCGCGGAGCGGTCGCCGCGAGCTGA
- a CDS encoding universal stress protein codes for MAGHEFSEPADRKRKRLADPESADLRAVEQPRHPCDPAFRHGVVVGFDGSTSSERALAYAIGMARRSGSGLIIVHVANRLPTTVWAGCEPPVFVDVPDHRTEVLGLELACADYLAEVPWILVERGGDICHELEEVGREYSADAIVVGSTHGIVGRIFGSVAGRLAKRAQRPVVVIP; via the coding sequence ATGGCCGGTCACGAATTCTCCGAACCCGCGGACCGCAAGCGCAAACGCCTCGCCGACCCCGAATCGGCCGACCTGCGCGCGGTGGAACAACCACGTCATCCCTGCGACCCGGCCTTCCGGCACGGGGTCGTCGTGGGATTCGACGGATCCACGTCCAGTGAGCGCGCCCTCGCGTACGCGATCGGCATGGCCCGTCGCTCCGGATCGGGTCTGATCATCGTCCATGTCGCCAACCGGCTCCCCACCACCGTGTGGGCCGGCTGCGAGCCGCCCGTCTTCGTGGACGTGCCGGACCACCGCACCGAGGTGCTGGGTCTGGAGCTGGCCTGCGCGGACTATCTGGCCGAGGTTCCCTGGATCCTCGTGGAGCGGGGCGGGGACATCTGCCACGAGCTGGAGGAGGTCGGCCGGGAGTACTCGGCGGACGCCATCGTGGTCGGCTCCACGCACGGGATCGTCGGCCGGATCTTCGGATCGGTGGCGGGCCGGCTGGCGAAGCGGGCGCAGCGACCGGTTGTTGTCATCCCGTAA